A window of Glycine soja cultivar W05 chromosome 2, ASM419377v2, whole genome shotgun sequence genomic DNA:
tgttttattttagtatattaagttttaaaagttgtattttgatctttttgtctttgaaagttttattttgattttttatgtttttgaaagttttcttttgatatattaagttttaaaagtttaattttaatcttttatatttccgaaggttttttttatcttgatcatttattctaatttcattagtcaatattttattaaattttaaaataatagtgaCTAAAACCtattatctttaaaatgtttacttttttaatctctatcatcttttacaaattttataacCAGCTAACAAAACATTAGAGCCATCTTACACTTGAATTCTCAACCTTCACAATAATACATTCATCATCATCAAATAATTCAGATCTACAATCTTTATCCACTAAAAAATATCAGTACGTCACTCATAATCACATCATTACCTAATATCaatatagattaaaaacatTGGATCTCAACAATGATGAAAAACTTTAGATATGATGTTATGGTGATGATTTTGGGTCTTACTTTGATTTTTAGTcgtcattattttaaattaattattttattattttaaaattaacataacactaacttttgttaattaatgaaaattataaaaaataattaaaataaaacttttgaaaacataaaagataaaaataaaatttttaaaatttaatgtatcaaaacaaaacttacaaaaacataaaaaaagttaaaataaaacctttaaaaacataaaacatcaataaaacttttgaaatttaatttatcaaaataaaataataatgaatcaaAAGCGAATCAAATGAAAGAAAGGAGACACATGCTTGGACCTTGGATTTTGGGGTGTACCTCACCTCACACAAACTTCACACCTaccaaaataaggaaaaaaaaaaagaaaaagaaaaagatctcCCTTTTTTGTCTGTATGGTGTTTTTGGTTGAAAAAGGGTGCTTCCATGACaaagattataatatatataagacCATGACAACCTTTTCAACATTTGTTCTTTCTTCAAGCATTTGTTATTCTTTCGATCAGCTATGAAGTAAAGAGAAGGGCAAGGAGAGATAGAGAGGGAAGAAAAATGAGTGTATCATTGACTGTGATGACCTTCAATCTCCATGATGATGAGCCACAAGACAGTCCTAATTCGTGGGAGAAGAGAAGGGATATGTGCATAAGCGTTATTACCAGTTACTCACCCATCATCCTCTGTACCCAACAAGGTTTCTCTTCTTAATTTGCATTTGGGGTTGCTAAAAATGCTTCCTTTGCTGCTTCTTTCTGCGATTTCGGTCTTGATCCCTCTGGATGAAACTTGCTAGATGGTTATgaagtttttgtttgtttaccatCAGATCGATTGatctgtttttgtttgttttgtccTTTGGTTATTatgattcaatttatttatccccttttttctattttatttttcatctggATTCAGGAGTGAAAGCACAATTGGATTTTCTCCAGCAGGGTTTGCCAGGTGAAGTACCTTTTGAATTAGTTGTTCTTCAGCTTCTGAAAAGATTCATTTATGGTCCTCAAATTCATTACATGCATAATGTGGTCACTAGCATATTTTGTATCTTATTTGACATAATGTATGTGCCATAGGCCATACATAGCCTTGGCCTTGTTGAAGGATTATATGACATGGTGCTGGTTATGAAGAGAAATATCTCAATAAGGTGCTGTTATCCATCATGTTGCTTAAAATCTGCTTGAATGTTAAGTAAACTAATGCTTGCTATGCAGATGTTCTTATGTGATGCCTGTCTAATAGATTATTTGGTGGTGTTAAAATGAGTGCGTAGTGCATTCAAAAATGTCAAAAGGTTAGATAAACTAAGATTCTATATCTAAATCTGTAAATAGGCACTCAAAGTTGTTATGTTTATATACAAGGAGAAAGTGGGAGAGAGGTGTTATTAGGATTTCACTTGTTATAAAATGtcaaaatgatcaaaatatCTGAAATGCTAGTCTGTTAAGCCAACAATCTTGCAGTGATAAGTGTACGCATGGCTATGCTATGTACCAGTAGTTTCTGGAAATAATTCTATCTTTCTCTATTGActatccttttttcttttattgtttagtCCCTTTAGTTTGAAcatgttgtaaatttttaacTCAAATTGACTGGCTTCCTTTGCTAATGAACATGAAATATGAATTAATGTTAAAGCTGGCTTCCAAACTACTTCATAAAATTGTTCTGCAAGAAAAGCAAGTGATGCATGGAGTCCTAGGAAACATGAAAATACCATTATCATGACATTGTGGTTATCAATCATACTTGCCAACTTAGTGAAACCTGATGACCACTGGGAAACTAGCTATAGTAAGGAAAAAGAATGCTCTTGACAAGAATGATACCTACGATTTTGTCTTTCCTTCACTTGTGAAAATCTTGCTTGGATGGGTTGAGCTTACAAGATAAAATGCAACTCTGGTGGTGTTTACAAAAGggcttttattttaatatcagTGGTAGTGCTTGTTGCTCAAGGCAATGAAAAAGGGTATGGTCTTTATTAAGTGGAGACTTCATTTTCAATCCTATTATTAGGAAGGGTTCTATTTTCTATTCAGCACTGGCTCAAGTTACTGTTAGACATTATAATTAATTCACTTCACTTTGttacatttttctttctaatgGAAGGACTTGTCTTTTATATAGACAATTCCAGTCATCCCCTTTTTGTGCTTAATATTTCTCTGTTTCTAAATGGATTCTCTTTTACTTTGATTAAAAAATCTCAGGTTATGATCAATTTGGGATATCACGGAAAGGGCCCCAAGACACTACTGACCAGCATTGCACTATCTTCTATGATAAGGAAAAGGTATTATGAGATAGTTTCAGTGTTATctggtattattttttatttaactgatTGGTTTACTGATATTTTTCCCCTTAAATAAAGGTCGAGCTTCTAGAAGGTGGAACCTTTTGGTTGTCTGAGTCTCCCTCTGTACCTGGAAGCATGTCATGGGGTTCTGAAGTTCCTTGCATTGCAACATGGGCTATATCCTTATGATTTAGAAAAGAAATCATAgcttcaattgttttcaaactgTGTTTTACGTTTGTTGCACAACCTTTGGATCACGTGGTTCCTTGACATGATGTCCACACATTTCAACTGAAAGGTGTTGAGCCTCCTGGATTCTCATTTCAGATAGTAAACACAAATATGGATGAGTTTAGTCCTCGTGCCCGTAGGCGAAGTGCTTTACTTACATGGCAGCACATTGCATCCTTACCCCCTAGCCTACCAGTTGTGTACTGTGGAGGTTTCAATACACAAAAGGAATCAACTACTGGACGCTTTCTTCTTGGAAGATCAAGGTAGTTTCTtattacatatacatatattccAATTGTTTCATATTATCAATTTCAAGTTTATATCATGTTACTGTTATGAACTCAAGTTCATATTTCCTTTAGTACTTGGTCACCTATTTTGTCATTCTTTTACACCGTGTATTTACATAATCGAGTGCAGAGAGCATGGTGTTGTTGGGGATATGAGGGATGCATGGCCTAGTGCTCGTGTGAGGAAAAATGTTTCCCTAATCCACACTTATCATGGGTTCAAGGGTACTTTTTTCTGTGCTTATAGACTGCCATTCTGTTTT
This region includes:
- the LOC114394449 gene encoding uncharacterized protein LOC114394449 isoform X2 encodes the protein MKKGYDQFGISRKGPQDTTDQHCTIFYDKEKVELLEGGTFWLSESPSVPGSMSWGSEVPCIATWATFQLKGVEPPGFSFQIVNTNMDEFSPRARRRSALLTWQHIASLPPSLPVVYCGGFNTQKESTTGRFLLGRSREHGVVGDMRDAWPSARVRKNVSLIHTYHGFKGDKQGTLEFLKLIFRALCLCWDRQTQDLHIDWILFRGRSLIPVSCEVVNDNIDGYYPSSHFPIFAEFMLPRTVRMLESPVQEDS
- the LOC114394449 gene encoding uncharacterized protein LOC114394449 isoform X1 — its product is MSVSLTVMTFNLHDDEPQDSPNSWEKRRDMCISVITSYSPIILCTQQGVKAQLDFLQQGLPGYDQFGISRKGPQDTTDQHCTIFYDKEKVELLEGGTFWLSESPSVPGSMSWGSEVPCIATWATFQLKGVEPPGFSFQIVNTNMDEFSPRARRRSALLTWQHIASLPPSLPVVYCGGFNTQKESTTGRFLLGRSREHGVVGDMRDAWPSARVRKNVSLIHTYHGFKGDKQGTLEFLKLIFRALCLCWDRQTQDLHIDWILFRGRSLIPVSCEVVNDNIDGYYPSSHFPIFAEFMLPRTVRMLESPVQEDS